The DNA region GGCGGTGGCCGAAGCCGGAAGCGGCTATGTCCTGATGCACAGCCGCGGCCAGCCCGCGACGATGATGGACTCGGCGGTTTACGGAGATCTGCTCGGGGAGCTGCGGCGCGAGCTCGGCGCCGGCTTGGAGCGGGCGCGGAGCGCCGGCATCGCCGAGGACCGGATCGTGCTCGACCCGGGCTTCGGCTTCGCCAAGACCCCGGCTCAAAATTGGGAGCTGCTTTCGCGGCTGACGGAGCTTCAGGATCTTGGCCGCCCCCTCTTGGTCGGGCTTTCTCGGAAACGGATGATCCGGGAATGCGTCGGCGAATCGCCT from bacterium includes:
- the folP gene encoding dihydropteroate synthase, whose amino-acid sequence is LGGDFSLPISVDTRHGAVARKALGLGVEVINDVSNASDPALLAAVAEAGSGYVLMHSRGQPATMMDSAVYGDLLGELRRELGAGLERARSAGIAEDRIVLDPGFGFAKTPAQNWELLSRLTELQDLGRPLLVGLSRKRMIRECVGESPEALTAASAAAAGLAAQRGARILRVHDVAATRAVLQILQKLPTPL